Genomic DNA from Haloplanus aerogenes:
CGGCCGTGTGACCTCCACCAACGGCTGCTCGCCCTCCCGACTCCGCGCCTGGAAGTCGATAGAGTGTCCGGTCGTCACTTCTACCTCGGGCACCACGTCGTAGCCCGCGTCGTTGAGGAGTTTCGCGGCGTGGAACTCGCCCATCGTCGCCGCCATCCGCGTCAGATCGAGTCGTTCCGAGGTGCCGAGTTTGCCCGCCATCGTCTCGCGATAGTCGTCGAGGACGCCGGCCGACAGGAAGGATTCGTAGAACGCCAGCGCGTCGTCGGCGTCGGCGTCCGGGAAGCCCGCCGCGTGTTCGTCGAAGAACTCGCGGGTGGTCCAGCGGCCGTCCTTCGAGAGGAAGACGGGGAGGAAGAACCACGAGAGATGGGGGTAGGCTTCCAGCCACGGCGACTGTTCGTGGAGTTCCGCGCGGAGTTCGCGTTCGGCCCACTCCGCGACGGGTGTGGGAACCTCGTCGAAGCCGTACTTGTCGGTGCGCCAGAGGCTCGACGGCGTCTCGGTGTTGCCCAGCCAGTACGCCTCGCCGTCGGTCCAGCAGAAGAGTGCGGTGTCGCCGTTGTCCATGTCGAACCGCCGGGAGTCGTAGCCCTCGGGCGGTTTGAACCACGGCTGATTCCAGGTCGCGCCGAGGTTGGCGTCGAGCGGGTCGAACACCTCGGCGCGGACGCGGCCCTCGGTCCAGCGACCGGGGGCGTGTCGAAAACGGAGCGGTCGTGCCACGGCGGCGATAGGCGCCGGGGCGATTTACGCCTTCCGTGTCGGCGGCACCCGACTGGCTGTGGCTTACGGATCGTCCTGCCAGTCACCTCAATCGATACGTCTATGGCCGTGGTTGGTGAACGCACGCCACGGATGAGCGACCGGCGGGAAGCCATCGTCGACGGATCGATTCCGCGGACGCTCGTGGGCCTCGCCCTCCCGCTGGTCGCCCAGAACGTCGTCCGCGTCGCCCAGCAGGTGATCGACACCTTCTGGCTCGGCCGCCTCGGCGAGACGGCCGTCGCCGCCGTCGGCCTCACTATCCCCGTCCTCGGTCTCCTCTTCGCCCTCCTCGTGACGCCCTTCGTCGGCACGCAGATTCTCGTCTCCCAGCGCGTCGGCGCCGACGACGATGCCGGCGCCCGCCGCATGGTCGTCCACGGGTTCGC
This window encodes:
- a CDS encoding DUF5784 family protein, translated to MARPLRFRHAPGRWTEGRVRAEVFDPLDANLGATWNQPWFKPPEGYDSRRFDMDNGDTALFCWTDGEAYWLGNTETPSSLWRTDKYGFDEVPTPVAEWAERELRAELHEQSPWLEAYPHLSWFFLPVFLSKDGRWTTREFFDEHAAGFPDADADDALAFYESFLSAGVLDDYRETMAGKLGTSERLDLTRMAATMGEFHAAKLLNDAGYDVVPEVEVTTGHSIDFQARSREGEQPLVEVTRPLPPNRRSAGTPVAAVRDTAQTKTNGQLSAHAGGVVLFVDCSSFPDDDWFAVRDAMPDVGHRPAVVYRVRPDGHVAGYTKGSVPLELGSILD